The following proteins are co-located in the Nonlabens ponticola genome:
- a CDS encoding type III polyketide synthase has translation MSVKIATVATVTPAYYKETAEILPFVETWLADQDERLRRKTIKIFEGAAVDKRYSIMDPIEVFTRTSFQDRNDIYKREVVPLARQAVEKALHQASWKAQDLDYIITVSCTGIMIPSIDAYLINDLHMRQDIVRLPVTEMGCVAGISGLIYATNFLTANPGKKAAVIAIEAPTATFQLNDYSMANMVSAAIFGDGCACVLLSSDDHTSGPTVKAHEMYHFPDATHMMGFDLVNSGLKMVLDKSVPETIASHFPAIIHPFLEKNDLEIANVDHLIFHPGGKKIVQTVEVLFSDLGKNIDDTKEVLRLYGNMSSATVLFVLDRFMRRKDVKSGDHGLMLSFGPGFTAQRILLQW, from the coding sequence ATGAGCGTTAAAATAGCAACGGTGGCTACGGTCACACCAGCATACTATAAGGAAACAGCCGAAATTTTACCGTTTGTGGAAACATGGCTCGCAGATCAAGATGAACGCCTGCGACGCAAGACCATCAAGATTTTTGAGGGCGCCGCAGTAGACAAGCGATATTCTATCATGGATCCTATTGAAGTATTCACGAGAACGTCGTTTCAAGACCGCAACGACATCTACAAGAGAGAAGTAGTTCCTCTTGCGCGCCAGGCTGTTGAAAAAGCACTCCATCAAGCTAGCTGGAAAGCGCAGGATCTTGATTACATCATTACCGTGAGCTGCACAGGAATTATGATTCCGTCCATCGATGCGTACTTAATCAATGATCTGCACATGCGTCAGGACATTGTACGATTACCGGTAACTGAAATGGGCTGCGTTGCTGGAATATCAGGTCTTATTTATGCAACTAATTTCCTCACAGCAAATCCAGGTAAAAAAGCAGCAGTAATAGCTATTGAAGCGCCTACGGCTACGTTTCAGTTAAATGATTATTCCATGGCAAATATGGTCAGTGCAGCGATCTTTGGTGATGGTTGTGCTTGTGTGTTGCTCTCATCTGATGATCATACCAGCGGTCCAACAGTAAAAGCGCATGAGATGTACCACTTTCCAGACGCGACCCACATGATGGGTTTTGATCTTGTTAATAGCGGTCTTAAGATGGTATTGGACAAGTCGGTTCCAGAGACCATCGCAAGCCATTTTCCAGCGATTATACATCCATTCTTGGAAAAGAATGATCTGGAAATTGCAAACGTTGATCATCTGATTTTTCATCCAGGCGGTAAGAAAATCGTACAGACGGTTGAGGTATTGTTCAGCGATTTAGGGAAAAATATCGATGATACTAAAGAAGTTTTGAGACTTTACGGTAATATGAGCAGCGCCACCGTACTTTTTGTATTGGATCGTTTTATGAGAAGAAAAGACGTGAAATCTGGCGATCATGGATTGATGCTCAGCTTTGGGCCTGGATTTACTGCGCAACGTATTTTATTGCAATGGTAA
- a CDS encoding class I SAM-dependent methyltransferase — protein MIYSSSKRSTLPEMMDDPSISQEQLRHAVNDVNKVNTYLGGYKFTLNAVKKALQNNPKDSYTIIDLGCSDGAMLRYLSDHLAHDNIDYIGVDLSTKSISNAREKCKNYSRISFRESDILKTPPEQLNCDIMLCTLTLHHFNEEQIPKFLNKFQEITSTRIIINDLHRNILAFYFFKFFSPIFIKHRISRHDGLISIASGFKRSDFKRYADKCSITNDRLTWKWSFRYIWEIPINER, from the coding sequence ATGATATATAGTTCGAGTAAGCGCAGTACATTGCCTGAAATGATGGACGATCCCAGCATTAGCCAAGAGCAGCTGCGTCATGCTGTAAATGACGTTAACAAAGTAAATACGTATCTAGGTGGTTATAAGTTTACACTTAATGCTGTCAAGAAAGCTCTTCAAAATAATCCAAAAGACTCTTACACGATTATCGACCTGGGTTGCAGCGACGGTGCTATGTTGCGATATTTAAGTGATCATTTGGCACATGATAATATTGATTACATAGGAGTTGATTTGAGCACTAAATCTATTTCAAATGCTCGTGAGAAGTGTAAGAATTATTCACGTATTAGCTTTCGCGAAAGCGATATTCTCAAAACACCACCAGAACAATTGAATTGCGATATCATGCTATGTACGTTGACATTGCACCATTTTAATGAAGAACAAATACCGAAATTTCTCAACAAATTTCAAGAGATTACAAGTACTAGAATCATCATCAATGACTTGCATAGGAATATTCTTGCATTCTATTTCTTTAAGTTTTTTAGTCCTATTTTTATCAAGCATCGTATTTCTAGGCATGATGGACTTATCTCTATTGCATCAGGATTTAAGCGTTCAGACTTTAAGAGATATGCCGATAAATGCAGTATTACCAATGACCGATTGACATGGAAGTGGTCGTTCCGTTATATATGGGAGATCCCGATTAATGAGCGTTAA
- a CDS encoding NAD(P)/FAD-dependent oxidoreductase, with product MVNSYDIIIAGGGLSGLCAAIELSQEYQVLLIDPHEYPRHKMCGEYLSAEIYDVLASYGVNLKTLTSAHIQKFKVSTTNGDLIQNDLPLGGYGVSRYCLDHELFKIASKKATIITAKVLNAKSTDDCHEITTDRESFSCRQFIIATGKRSILDKALDRDFAFKKNEWLAVKMHYQYDMSWNEVQLHNFNGGYAGLSRVESGAVNLCYLTTFKSFQQFKEIEQFNKHVLSANPHLKAFFENAIPLWDKPISISQISFDKRGKTKSDFLFIGDAAGLIHPLCGNGMAMAIHSAHIASKLVKKYMDNTISRKTMLAEYQKSWKKNFGNRMRYGRWIQSILINPQLTRIMYNALKLVPSSLKLIIRKTHGKPVSA from the coding sequence GTGGTGAATTCATACGATATTATTATTGCTGGTGGTGGTCTTTCTGGACTTTGTGCTGCTATTGAGCTATCTCAAGAATACCAAGTTTTACTTATTGATCCTCATGAATATCCACGTCATAAGATGTGTGGAGAATACCTAAGTGCCGAAATTTATGACGTGCTCGCATCTTATGGCGTCAATTTAAAAACATTAACCAGCGCACACATTCAAAAGTTTAAAGTGTCAACCACCAATGGTGATCTCATTCAAAATGATTTACCGCTAGGAGGTTATGGCGTATCAAGATATTGCCTAGATCATGAACTATTTAAAATAGCAAGTAAAAAAGCCACGATCATCACCGCAAAGGTGTTGAATGCAAAATCAACTGATGATTGCCATGAGATTACCACGGACCGTGAAAGTTTCTCTTGCAGGCAATTTATTATCGCTACTGGAAAACGATCCATTCTTGATAAGGCATTAGATAGAGATTTCGCTTTCAAGAAAAACGAATGGCTTGCTGTAAAGATGCATTATCAATATGACATGTCATGGAATGAGGTGCAGCTGCATAATTTTAATGGTGGCTATGCTGGATTATCTAGAGTAGAATCAGGCGCTGTTAATCTCTGTTATTTGACGACTTTCAAGTCTTTTCAACAATTCAAGGAAATAGAACAATTTAATAAGCATGTGCTTTCAGCAAATCCTCATTTGAAAGCTTTTTTTGAGAATGCCATACCGCTTTGGGACAAGCCCATAAGTATCTCTCAAATATCCTTTGATAAGCGTGGTAAGACTAAAAGCGATTTTTTATTCATAGGTGACGCCGCAGGATTGATTCATCCATTATGCGGCAACGGCATGGCAATGGCTATTCATAGTGCTCATATCGCGAGTAAATTGGTGAAGAAATATATGGACAATACCATTTCAAGAAAAACCATGCTTGCAGAATATCAAAAAAGTTGGAAAAAAAACTTTGGTAATCGTATGCGTTACGGTCGCTGGATACAGTCCATTTTAATAAATCCTCAATTGACAAGAATCATGTACAATGCTCTCAAACTAGTGCCGTCTAGTTTAAAATTGATTATTAGAAAAACACATGGCAAACCAGTTTCTGCATGA
- a CDS encoding alpha-ketoacid dehydrogenase subunit alpha/beta, translating to MQQTHQERSSVVSHDQQLALYKAMLLPRLIEEKMLILLRQGKISKWFSGIGQEAISVGVTMAANDDEYILPMHRNLGVFTTRDIPLWKLFAQWQGKADGFTKGRDRSFHFGSQEHKIIGMISHLGPQMGVADGIALAHKIRAEKKATIVFTGEGGTSEGDFHEALNIASVWQLPVMFCIENNGYGLSTPTSQQYACKDLADRAVGYGMESRIIDGNDVLQVYHQVRKLLEDIRENPRPVLLEFKTFRRRGHEEASGTAYVPDDLIAHWETLDPISRLEDQLLDQGMLTCMMIDDFTQEFKQHINDGLDTAFAKALPSSTIEQEINDVYAPYSFTASEPSNSITNIRLIDAIRDGLLESMRKFPDLVLMGQDIADYGGVFKITEAFLEEFGADRVRNTPICESAVVETGMGLSIAGMKAVVEMQFADFVSSGFNPIVNYLAKSHYRWSQPADVVIRMPCGAGVGAGPFHSQSNEAWFYTIPGLKIVYPAFPDDAKGLLQAAIEDPNPVLFFEHKALYRSVYGDVPQGSYKIELGKAKIINKGEALTVITYGACVHWVLEIIDKMHYDIDLVDLRCLQPLDYEAIETSVLKTGKVIVLCEDNLTGSVASDIAAWIGEHCFESLDAPVMRLGSIDTPIPFEKGLENQYLPKQKLEIAVKKLLEY from the coding sequence ATGCAACAAACTCATCAAGAACGCTCGTCTGTGGTTTCACACGACCAGCAACTAGCATTATATAAAGCAATGCTGCTGCCTCGATTGATAGAGGAGAAGATGCTCATTCTATTGAGACAAGGAAAAATATCCAAGTGGTTCTCTGGTATTGGGCAAGAAGCAATTTCAGTAGGTGTGACCATGGCAGCAAATGACGATGAGTACATACTACCCATGCATCGCAATCTGGGCGTTTTTACAACTAGAGATATTCCGTTATGGAAGCTTTTTGCACAATGGCAAGGAAAGGCAGATGGGTTTACTAAGGGTCGCGATCGCAGTTTTCATTTTGGATCTCAAGAGCACAAAATCATTGGGATGATTTCTCATCTAGGACCGCAAATGGGTGTCGCAGATGGAATTGCCCTAGCTCACAAAATACGAGCCGAGAAAAAAGCGACCATCGTTTTTACCGGTGAAGGCGGCACAAGCGAAGGCGACTTTCATGAAGCGCTAAACATTGCAAGTGTGTGGCAATTGCCCGTTATGTTTTGTATTGAAAATAATGGTTACGGTTTGAGTACGCCTACCAGCCAGCAATACGCTTGCAAGGATCTTGCAGATAGGGCAGTGGGTTACGGCATGGAGTCTCGTATAATCGACGGTAACGATGTACTGCAGGTTTATCATCAGGTTCGTAAGCTTCTCGAGGATATTCGAGAAAATCCGCGACCGGTGCTGCTAGAATTTAAAACCTTTAGGCGTCGTGGACATGAGGAAGCCAGTGGTACTGCATACGTTCCTGATGACCTTATAGCTCATTGGGAAACGCTTGACCCAATCAGTCGATTAGAAGATCAGTTGCTTGATCAAGGAATGCTCACTTGTATGATGATTGATGATTTTACACAAGAATTTAAACAGCATATTAATGATGGTTTGGATACCGCTTTCGCGAAAGCGTTACCATCATCAACCATCGAGCAAGAAATAAATGATGTGTACGCACCATATAGCTTTACTGCAAGTGAACCTAGTAACTCCATCACCAATATCCGACTTATCGACGCGATACGAGATGGTTTGCTGGAATCCATGCGTAAATTTCCTGATTTGGTTCTTATGGGACAAGATATCGCTGACTACGGTGGTGTTTTCAAGATAACCGAGGCATTTCTAGAAGAATTTGGCGCAGATCGAGTGCGTAATACACCTATTTGTGAGAGCGCTGTAGTCGAGACTGGAATGGGTTTGAGCATCGCAGGAATGAAAGCCGTTGTAGAGATGCAATTTGCAGACTTTGTTAGTAGTGGATTTAATCCTATTGTAAATTATCTAGCCAAATCACATTACCGCTGGTCACAGCCAGCAGATGTCGTTATAAGGATGCCGTGTGGTGCTGGCGTTGGCGCTGGGCCATTCCATTCACAATCAAATGAGGCTTGGTTCTACACGATTCCTGGACTCAAGATTGTTTACCCTGCATTTCCAGACGACGCCAAGGGTTTATTACAAGCAGCTATTGAAGATCCTAATCCAGTCTTATTTTTTGAGCATAAGGCATTGTATCGTTCTGTTTATGGCGATGTACCGCAAGGATCGTATAAAATCGAACTAGGAAAAGCCAAGATAATTAACAAAGGTGAAGCGTTAACCGTCATCACCTATGGTGCCTGCGTTCATTGGGTATTAGAAATAATCGATAAAATGCACTACGATATCGATTTAGTTGACTTAAGGTGTTTGCAGCCTCTAGACTATGAAGCCATTGAGACAAGTGTATTGAAAACGGGTAAGGTTATTGTACTATGTGAGGATAACCTTACAGGTAGTGTTGCTAGTGATATAGCGGCATGGATAGGTGAACACTGTTTTGAAAGTCTAGATGCTCCAGTAATGAGGTTAGGTAGTATAGATACGCCTATACCTTTTGAAAAAGGATTAGAAAATCAGTATTTACCTAAACAAAAGCTAGAAATTGCTGTAAAAAAACTGCTGGAGTATTAA
- a CDS encoding isopenicillin N synthase family dioxygenase, protein MNNIPSVDLADFLSDDPERKKKFISEIGKAYEDIGFVALKNHFLSDELVEKLYTEVEKFFQLPVETKKGYEREEIGGQRGYVSFGKEHAKGKKEGDLKEFWHFGQEPATDADLGEEYPDNVIVKELPDFNETGMEAYRMLEKTGIHVLRALALHIGLQENYFDHWASNGNSILRPIHYPPIKSEPENAVRAGAHGDINLITLLMGASAPGLQVQNRNGDWIDAIAQEDELVINVGDMLQRHTNNKLRSTIHRVVNPPRELWHTHRYSIPFFLHPRSDMRLDCLEECIDEDNPKHYEDITAGEFLHQRLVEIGLIKK, encoded by the coding sequence ATGAACAATATCCCTAGCGTCGATCTAGCCGACTTTTTGAGCGATGATCCAGAGAGAAAGAAAAAATTTATCAGTGAAATAGGTAAAGCTTATGAAGACATAGGTTTTGTTGCCTTGAAGAACCACTTTCTATCTGATGAGTTGGTTGAAAAATTATATACTGAAGTTGAAAAGTTCTTTCAATTACCTGTAGAAACCAAGAAAGGTTATGAACGTGAGGAAATAGGCGGCCAGCGCGGTTATGTGTCTTTTGGAAAAGAGCATGCCAAGGGCAAGAAAGAAGGTGACCTCAAGGAATTCTGGCATTTTGGACAAGAACCAGCTACCGATGCCGATCTAGGTGAAGAGTATCCTGACAATGTTATCGTTAAGGAACTACCAGACTTTAATGAGACCGGTATGGAAGCTTATAGGATGCTTGAGAAAACAGGTATTCATGTCTTGAGAGCATTAGCACTTCACATAGGATTGCAAGAGAATTATTTTGATCATTGGGCAAGCAATGGGAATTCCATCTTAAGACCTATTCACTATCCACCTATAAAATCAGAGCCGGAAAACGCTGTGCGTGCTGGAGCTCATGGTGACATTAACCTTATTACTTTATTGATGGGTGCAAGTGCGCCTGGACTGCAGGTTCAAAATCGCAATGGCGACTGGATCGATGCTATAGCTCAAGAGGACGAACTAGTTATCAATGTAGGTGACATGTTACAGCGGCATACTAATAATAAACTGCGATCCACGATTCACCGCGTGGTGAATCCACCGCGCGAGCTGTGGCACACGCATCGCTACAGCATACCGTTTTTCTTGCATCCACGCAGCGACATGCGCCTGGATTGCCTAGAAGAATGTATTGATGAGGATAATCCTAAACATTATGAAGACATCACCGCTGGTGAATTCTTGCATCAGCGTCTCGTAGAGATAGGATTGATTAAAAAGTAA
- a CDS encoding NAD(P)-dependent alcohol dehydrogenase: MSSTIKAYGAQDEHADLKEMTIERRELNDNDVKIDILYCGVCHSDIHAARNDWGNAKYPIVPGHEIVGKVVEVGDKVTDFKVDDLVGVGCMVDSCLSCSACEDDLEQFCENGMVGTYNGKDKHLGGHTFGGYSTSVTVREHFVLKIPTNLDIKAVAPLLCAGITTFSPLNHWKIKKGDKVGVVGLGGLGHMGIKFAAAMGAETIMITTSPEKADDAKRLGADGVLISKDDEQMKKHRGTFDFILNTVPVKHDVNPYLQLLGRDATMVMVGAIEPLEPMNGGNIIMGRKSIAGSLIGGIKETQEMLDFCGENNIVCDVEMIDMQEINTAFDRVTDSDVKYRFVIDMESLKN; this comes from the coding sequence ATGTCTAGTACTATTAAAGCATACGGCGCTCAAGATGAGCATGCAGATTTAAAAGAGATGACGATCGAACGTCGCGAACTCAATGATAATGATGTCAAGATTGATATCTTATACTGTGGTGTTTGTCACAGCGATATTCATGCGGCACGCAACGATTGGGGTAATGCAAAATATCCAATCGTTCCAGGTCACGAGATCGTTGGTAAGGTAGTAGAGGTAGGTGACAAGGTTACTGACTTTAAAGTGGACGATCTAGTTGGTGTAGGTTGTATGGTGGACTCATGTTTATCCTGTAGCGCATGCGAGGATGATCTTGAGCAATTTTGCGAGAATGGTATGGTAGGAACTTATAATGGTAAAGACAAACACCTGGGTGGTCATACTTTTGGTGGTTATTCGACCAGCGTTACGGTAAGAGAGCATTTTGTTCTCAAGATCCCAACCAATCTTGACATCAAAGCAGTCGCACCTTTATTATGTGCTGGTATCACAACGTTCTCACCACTTAATCACTGGAAGATTAAAAAAGGTGATAAAGTAGGTGTGGTAGGTTTAGGCGGTTTGGGTCACATGGGAATTAAGTTTGCAGCCGCTATGGGTGCAGAAACCATCATGATCACAACATCACCAGAAAAAGCAGATGATGCCAAAAGACTAGGAGCAGACGGCGTTCTTATTTCAAAGGACGACGAGCAAATGAAAAAGCATCGTGGCACTTTTGACTTCATCTTGAATACTGTACCAGTAAAGCACGATGTTAATCCATACTTGCAACTGCTAGGTAGAGATGCGACCATGGTCATGGTAGGTGCTATTGAGCCACTTGAGCCTATGAACGGTGGTAACATCATCATGGGTCGCAAGTCAATTGCAGGATCACTCATTGGCGGTATCAAAGAAACTCAAGAGATGCTAGACTTTTGCGGTGAGAATAACATTGTTTGTGATGTAGAAATGATCGACATGCAAGAGATCAATACTGCATTTGATCGTGTTACTGATAGCGATGTGAAATATCGATTTGTAATTGATATGGAATCGCTTAAAAATTAA
- a CDS encoding DoxX family protein, with amino-acid sequence MKLLEILTYFSAISFFFFGITCLVTPHMKLEFTRFGLTTRQRQLTGVLQLIGAAGLLFYQYNIVVTMAAAAGLSLLMLLGFYVRLKIKDSIYQSSPALIYMLLNALIVFQIWQGL; translated from the coding sequence ATGAAACTACTTGAGATACTCACCTATTTTTCTGCTATATCTTTCTTTTTCTTTGGAATAACTTGTCTGGTGACGCCGCATATGAAACTGGAATTTACCAGATTTGGCTTGACGACACGACAGCGTCAACTAACAGGTGTACTGCAGTTAATAGGTGCCGCTGGGTTGTTATTCTACCAGTATAACATTGTAGTGACGATGGCCGCAGCGGCTGGACTATCATTACTCATGCTTTTAGGATTCTATGTGCGTCTTAAAATCAAAGACAGCATCTATCAAAGCTCGCCTGCATTGATCTATATGTTGCTTAACGCGTTGATAGTTTTCCAGATCTGGCAAGGTCTCTAG
- a CDS encoding DoxX family protein: protein MDYSFLEILEIIFKLIVGLSILNVWLINRNKNSQFRAQDATNMREEFAVYGLSKSMMIIVGTIKCFCAVLLLISIFYPSVEWVGAAGIVLLMAVAISMHFKVGDPIKKSFPAALFLVLSLATIFI from the coding sequence ATGGATTACAGTTTTTTAGAAATTTTAGAAATCATTTTCAAACTCATCGTTGGTTTGAGTATTCTCAACGTTTGGCTAATTAATAGAAATAAGAATAGTCAGTTTCGTGCGCAAGATGCCACTAACATGAGAGAGGAATTTGCTGTTTATGGCTTATCAAAAAGTATGATGATCATCGTGGGAACCATTAAATGTTTTTGCGCCGTATTATTGTTGATCTCTATTTTTTATCCAAGTGTAGAATGGGTTGGCGCTGCAGGAATTGTTTTACTTATGGCAGTTGCCATTTCAATGCACTTTAAAGTAGGTGACCCAATCAAGAAATCATTTCCAGCAGCATTATTTCTAGTATTGTCGCTAGCGACAATATTCATCTAG
- a CDS encoding OmpA family protein: MKTRILSIAMAVVLFTGCESIKNSNKQQRGTAIGAAGGAILGTIIGNNVGDGDNQTEGAVIGAVVGGVAGNVIGRRMDKQAQEIQQELPGAEVERVGEGIVVTFDEGSGIKFATNQSTLNAGSKATLDKLVSVMNDYPGTEILVSGHTDSTGDAAYNLELSRKRAFAVRDYLVEDGIASSRMAVTYSGETDPKATNETAEGRAQNRRVEIGIVAGEEMRREAEQEVKG; the protein is encoded by the coding sequence ATGAAAACAAGAATCTTAAGTATCGCAATGGCAGTAGTATTATTTACTGGTTGTGAATCAATAAAAAATAGTAATAAGCAACAACGTGGTACCGCCATAGGTGCCGCTGGTGGTGCCATTTTAGGAACTATCATAGGTAACAATGTTGGTGATGGTGATAATCAAACTGAAGGTGCCGTTATCGGTGCAGTTGTAGGTGGTGTTGCGGGTAATGTGATTGGTCGTAGAATGGACAAGCAAGCGCAGGAAATTCAGCAAGAGCTTCCAGGTGCCGAAGTTGAAAGAGTAGGTGAAGGTATTGTTGTAACTTTTGATGAAGGTAGCGGTATCAAATTTGCCACTAATCAATCTACACTCAATGCAGGTTCAAAAGCTACACTTGATAAGTTAGTAAGTGTAATGAATGATTATCCAGGTACAGAAATTCTAGTTTCTGGTCATACCGATAGTACAGGTGATGCAGCTTATAATTTAGAGTTATCTAGAAAAAGAGCATTTGCCGTAAGAGACTATCTAGTCGAGGATGGCATTGCGTCATCACGTATGGCAGTAACATATTCTGGTGAGACTGATCCTAAGGCAACCAACGAGACGGCCGAAGGTAGAGCACAAAACCGTCGTGTAGAGATAGGTATTGTAGCTGGTGAAGAAATGCGTCGTGAAGCAGAACAAGAAGTGAAAGGATAA
- a CDS encoding lipocalin family protein: MKKYLFTSLFAALLLVGCGTKNAVKQTENNVGGNWTIDSVTYSGNGQFESTLLQDVTGQCFEGSMWYFVANNNRGNYSIEDPSCTTGTRNFIWSVPGSKDIIEGDLLIKPTGDNYKSETDAGYRVNVKNITENSMTWNQSVLVDGRTVIVSMNFRKLAE; the protein is encoded by the coding sequence ATGAAAAAGTATCTTTTTACATCATTGTTTGCGGCCTTACTTCTTGTAGGCTGTGGTACCAAAAACGCTGTAAAACAAACCGAAAATAATGTAGGTGGTAACTGGACTATCGATAGCGTGACTTACAGCGGTAACGGTCAATTTGAATCTACCTTATTGCAGGATGTTACTGGCCAATGTTTTGAAGGTAGCATGTGGTATTTTGTTGCCAATAATAATCGAGGTAATTACAGTATTGAAGACCCATCATGTACTACAGGAACGCGCAATTTTATCTGGTCTGTACCTGGATCAAAGGACATCATTGAAGGTGATCTGTTGATCAAGCCTACTGGCGATAACTACAAGAGCGAGACTGACGCAGGATACCGTGTCAATGTAAAGAATATCACAGAAAATAGCATGACATGGAACCAAAGTGTTTTAGTTGATGGTCGCACGGTAATAGTAAGTATGAATTTTAGAAAATTAGCAGAATAA
- a CDS encoding septum formation inhibitor Maf: MKNLLLLLLLAACIGCETPSENEKNEVDSTTNEVAYEPSTAPARNLSQDFKDYWYAGVAEICSYELNQSRYGQNRPGDAVLIFVTEPFNPVDQVKADAQNDTNRSVLKLNATRNFNTGIYPYTIMSSTFLPLDKQDNAIKVATSIQEWCGHTYMQLNNRQDQYDVMLHSYFQSEGNKEFAVDNVMLENQVPSQLRLDPRSMPIGQIKMIPSTEYLRLVHKETKAMDATASLIENQDNLIYNIKYNDDSRSIAYTVESAFPYKVMSWEETYQERGRTATTTAQLKETLRTAYWSQNSNEYNYLRDSLAL, from the coding sequence ATGAAAAATCTATTGCTACTACTCTTATTAGCTGCTTGTATAGGCTGCGAAACACCATCAGAAAATGAAAAGAATGAAGTTGATAGCACAACTAATGAAGTAGCTTATGAACCATCAACGGCACCAGCTAGAAATTTATCTCAAGATTTTAAAGATTACTGGTATGCTGGCGTTGCAGAGATTTGTAGCTATGAACTTAATCAATCACGCTACGGTCAAAACCGACCAGGTGATGCTGTTCTGATTTTTGTGACAGAGCCCTTTAATCCTGTAGATCAAGTAAAAGCAGATGCACAAAACGACACGAATAGATCAGTTCTAAAACTCAACGCCACGCGCAACTTTAATACTGGCATCTATCCATATACTATTATGAGTAGTACCTTCTTACCACTTGATAAACAAGACAACGCCATTAAGGTGGCTACTTCCATTCAAGAATGGTGTGGACATACTTATATGCAACTTAATAATCGACAGGATCAATACGATGTAATGTTGCACAGCTATTTTCAAAGTGAAGGAAACAAAGAATTTGCGGTCGATAATGTAATGTTGGAAAATCAAGTCCCTAGTCAATTGAGACTAGATCCTCGGTCAATGCCAATTGGTCAAATAAAGATGATACCATCTACTGAATATCTAAGGCTGGTACACAAAGAAACTAAGGCAATGGATGCAACAGCAAGCCTTATTGAAAATCAAGATAATTTGATCTATAACATTAAATACAACGACGATTCTCGCAGCATTGCTTACACTGTAGAATCTGCTTTTCCTTATAAGGTTATGTCATGGGAAGAAACCTATCAAGAAAGAGGAAGAACAGCTACCACGACTGCACAGCTCAAAGAAACCTTACGTACTGCCTACTGGAGTCAAAATAGCAATGAGTATAACTACTTAAGAGATAGCTTGGCTTTATGA
- a CDS encoding mechanosensitive ion channel family protein, whose protein sequence is MNDILSNKELVLSIIVLIIAFVTHRIVIWSAAKISKKVERSALRKQYLNRYVGYIIWTLATITIVFVWGISRDGFWVALGSTFAVVGVALFANWSILSNVTASFILYFTFPFKIGDRVRIHDKDLPVTAIIEDIKGFYTFLRTAEGEVITYPNNLLLQKGVSILRGRKESIFDIDKDEETDPTAR, encoded by the coding sequence ATGAATGACATTTTGAGTAACAAGGAGCTAGTACTCTCTATCATTGTATTGATTATTGCCTTTGTCACGCATAGAATCGTGATATGGAGCGCGGCCAAAATAAGTAAAAAGGTAGAGCGATCTGCCCTGCGCAAACAGTACCTCAATAGATATGTAGGCTACATTATCTGGACGCTTGCAACGATCACTATTGTTTTTGTTTGGGGAATTTCACGCGATGGTTTTTGGGTCGCATTGGGATCAACTTTTGCCGTTGTCGGCGTGGCATTATTTGCCAACTGGAGTATTTTGAGCAACGTTACGGCAAGCTTCATTTTATATTTCACGTTTCCGTTCAAGATTGGAGATCGTGTACGCATTCACGATAAAGATTTACCGGTAACAGCTATTATAGAAGACATCAAGGGATTCTACACATTCCTGCGCACTGCCGAAGGTGAAGTCATCACCTACCCTAACAACTTACTATTACAAAAGGGCGTGAGTATTTTAAGAGGACGCAAGGAATCTATTTTTGACATTGATAAAGATGAGGAAACTGACCCAACCGCTAGATAA
- a CDS encoding translation initiation factor translates to MDLKDQLKNLFPEHEVPETPLEEKSNVWMQDDPLECRFEKRKGKVNTIIAGYTGATADFKILAKELKTNLGVGGSFKNDQIIIQGDYRDRIMELLKEKGFKVKRVGG, encoded by the coding sequence ATGGATTTAAAAGATCAACTTAAGAACCTATTTCCAGAGCACGAGGTGCCAGAAACGCCACTAGAGGAAAAAAGTAATGTATGGATGCAGGACGACCCGTTAGAATGCAGATTTGAAAAACGCAAGGGAAAAGTCAACACCATCATCGCTGGCTACACAGGTGCAACTGCTGACTTTAAAATTTTGGCCAAAGAACTGAAAACAAACCTAGGTGTAGGCGGTAGTTTTAAAAATGATCAGATAATCATTCAAGGTGATTATCGTGATAGAATAATGGAATTACTCAAGGAGAAAGGTTTTAAAGTCAAACGTGTAGGTGGCTAA